A genomic region of Ignavibacteria bacterium contains the following coding sequences:
- a CDS encoding T9SS type A sorting domain-containing protein has translation MKNIIKIILFYIFLYQIFLYSQTSNWFVLNKFNTGIQPFSYAPSVTTDKIIYFFTGNGQLIKYDGLIKNIKFNIPGIPNNSIRKLIIDRFNNMWFLTYGFGLIKFDGSNFITFNTSNSGLTNNDINDIDFDLQGNLWIATSDGGLFKFDGINWVRYWTGNSNIPDNQLTTVHIDKLNRKWVGTKLPAMVAYFNDTLWVTFNRTNSGINGQIFKIVSDDSNDVWIATGLGISKFDGIRFQHFFYSRGDEYRDIAIDIHKRIWFGGDNVVIYENGNWTNLSDLFPYSLVNKSIINNLIVNGDSVFLVTKNLGLFKVYDSTFVQLSQFNTGIKNNYIKTISIDKNNDYWIGTYGSGLIKLRADKDTLEWDGFLDDGIIYSISFDSSGSIWVGSLFSGLFKYDGNSWIRLTTSNSPLPSNNIVTIKTDPYNVKWIGTSRGLVKVEGDNWTVYTTQNSGLPDNTIGSIVIDNQNNKWLGTNNGLVKFDGLNWVVYNTSNSPLPEDVILSLEIDSLGNLWIGTWNGGLVKFDGINWTIFNKNNSPLPSNRIRALKVDHNGVLWIGTEVNGIVSFDGNNWRIFNRSNSGLPDDFIYDIEVDRFNQKIIATGGGVAFFKEDGIVLENGDEEDTNPDTYVLYQNYPNPFNPITKIRYKIGEDGIVTLKVYNLLGEEVETIVNEFMRAGEYEVEFNASSLPSGVYFYALQAGKFKSIKKMVLLK, from the coding sequence ATGAAAAATATCATTAAAATAATTCTTTTTTATATCTTTCTATACCAAATTTTTCTTTATTCTCAAACAAGTAATTGGTTTGTTTTGAATAAATTTAATACGGGCATTCAACCGTTTTCCTATGCTCCTTCGGTTACAACTGATAAGATTATATATTTTTTTACTGGAAACGGACAATTAATTAAATATGATGGTTTAATTAAAAATATAAAGTTTAATATTCCGGGAATTCCAAACAATTCCATTAGAAAATTAATTATAGATAGATTTAACAATATGTGGTTTTTAACTTATGGTTTTGGTCTGATTAAATTTGATGGTTCTAATTTTATAACTTTCAATACATCAAACTCAGGTTTGACAAATAATGATATTAATGATATTGATTTTGACTTACAGGGTAATCTATGGATAGCTACAAGTGATGGCGGACTTTTTAAATTTGATGGAATTAATTGGGTTCGTTATTGGACAGGGAATTCAAATATACCAGATAATCAATTGACAACAGTGCATATTGATAAACTGAACAGAAAATGGGTTGGAACAAAATTACCAGCAATGGTTGCGTATTTTAACGATACATTATGGGTTACATTCAATCGTACAAACTCTGGTATAAATGGTCAAATTTTTAAAATAGTTTCTGACGATTCAAATGATGTATGGATTGCAACCGGATTGGGTATTTCAAAGTTTGATGGTATTCGGTTTCAGCATTTTTTCTACTCTCGAGGAGATGAATATAGAGATATTGCCATTGATATTCATAAAAGAATCTGGTTTGGTGGTGATAATGTAGTTATTTATGAAAACGGTAATTGGACTAATTTAAGTGATTTGTTTCCCTATTCTTTAGTTAATAAATCAATTATAAATAATTTAATTGTAAATGGTGATTCAGTTTTTTTGGTTACAAAAAATTTAGGACTTTTCAAAGTTTATGACAGTACCTTTGTCCAATTAAGCCAATTTAATACAGGTATTAAAAATAATTATATAAAGACAATTTCAATAGATAAAAACAATGACTACTGGATAGGGACATATGGGAGTGGGCTTATAAAACTTAGAGCGGATAAAGATACACTTGAATGGGATGGATTTTTAGATGATGGGATAATTTATAGTATAAGTTTTGACAGTAGCGGTTCAATTTGGGTTGGCAGTCTTTTTTCAGGTTTATTTAAATATGATGGGAACAGCTGGATTAGACTAACAACTTCAAATTCGCCTTTACCCTCAAATAATATTGTAACAATAAAAACAGATCCATATAATGTAAAATGGATAGGTACATCAAGGGGATTGGTAAAGGTAGAAGGTGATAACTGGACGGTATACACAACGCAGAATTCGGGATTGCCCGATAATACAATTGGGTCGATAGTGATAGATAATCAAAATAACAAATGGTTGGGGACAAACAATGGTTTGGTAAAGTTTGATGGATTAAACTGGGTAGTATATAATACATCTAATTCACCTTTACCTGAGGATGTTATTTTGAGTTTAGAAATTGATAGTCTGGGTAATTTATGGATAGGTACATGGAATGGTGGTTTGGTAAAGTTTGATGGAATAAATTGGACGATATTTAACAAGAATAATTCACCATTGCCGAGTAACCGGATACGAGCCTTAAAGGTGGATCATAATGGAGTTTTGTGGATAGGAACGGAGGTTAATGGAATAGTAAGCTTTGATGGGAACAACTGGCGAATTTTTAATCGATCTAATTCTGGACTTCCTGATGATTTTATTTATGATATAGAAGTTGACAGGTTTAATCAGAAGATAATTGCAACAGGTGGTGGCGTTGCGTTTTTCAAAGAGGATGGGATAGTATTGGAAAATGGAGATGAAGAGGATACAAATCCGGATACTTATGTATTATATCAAAATTATCCAAATCCATTTAATCCGATAACTAAGATAAGATATAAAATAGGAGAAGATGGAATAGTAACACTTAAGGTTTATAATCTGCTGGGTGAAGAGGTAGAGACAATAGTTAATGAATTTATGCGAGCCGGGGAATACGAAGTTGAATTCAATGCGAGTTCATTACCATCTGGGGTATATTTTTATGCACTTCAGGCTGGGAAATTTAAATCCATCAAAAAGATGGTTCTCTTGAAGTGA
- a CDS encoding T9SS type A sorting domain-containing protein — MCNRFKFCFTFILLLLTTNIISGQLIQSKLEDKSHFLVTSHPRIECYKVNDDLVVLKDKITGLNKYLRVNYPQDTLYPNLEIYISTVDTMHYVNMLRPFKKLINIMPGYLLGEKIINGPIGDINNNGRIEYYCFSFSPIILEYNPIDSNFNLIYKYQKYYNYIFFTPRNFLDYDNDGLIETFVLGYDSKNEKHALLQLKQTNRFDLPTRVNLIYFDSLSSFHSLLPFDLDGDSLYELIHFSFDERLMKIAKYSKTLNNYYTVYRSDSLYFFYVENYLVDDFDKDGKINIITSDFDGWIYDHEMTDNFNFKFSKFKINDINLFDKCITKDLDNNGFDEIWIASSSYFIYPFRTRLYQFEANGNDSYVLKYIIQINGDYKLFSRSMMAYDIDKDGKEEILFITDHIFYIFKYLENGNFDLYYFKIIDEWRQNFVFIEFFLGDLENDGIPEIFFETQYSYFITYKNDFLIRNGEEINYSPDTDAITQIYKINFLSTDVLLEPVKEFTIYQNYPNPFNSNTFISFELPEEIYLEVKVYNLIGEEVRTLVSSIYKAGQYKIQWDGKDNQKRDLPSGIYLIKFNSNKFSKTIKSVLLR, encoded by the coding sequence ATGTGCAATAGATTTAAATTTTGTTTTACTTTTATTCTTTTATTATTAACTACTAATATTATTAGTGGTCAGCTGATACAAAGTAAATTAGAAGATAAATCCCATTTTTTAGTTACTTCCCATCCCAGAATTGAATGCTATAAGGTTAACGATGATTTAGTCGTTCTAAAAGATAAAATAACTGGATTAAACAAGTACTTAAGAGTAAATTATCCGCAGGATACACTTTATCCTAATTTAGAAATTTATATATCTACTGTGGATACAATGCATTATGTAAATATGTTAAGGCCTTTTAAAAAGTTAATAAATATAATGCCAGGTTATTTATTAGGTGAAAAAATTATAAATGGACCAATTGGAGATATTAATAATAATGGTAGAATAGAATATTATTGTTTTTCTTTTTCGCCTATAATTTTAGAATACAATCCAATTGACTCTAACTTTAATTTAATTTATAAATATCAAAAGTATTATAATTATATATTCTTTACCCCAAGGAACTTTTTAGACTATGATAATGATGGACTAATTGAAACGTTTGTATTAGGATATGATTCTAAAAATGAAAAACATGCATTATTACAATTAAAGCAAACTAATAGATTCGATTTACCCACAAGAGTTAATTTAATCTATTTTGACTCATTATCAAGTTTTCATTCGCTTTTACCTTTTGATTTAGACGGGGATTCATTGTATGAATTAATCCATTTTTCTTTTGATGAACGTTTGATGAAAATCGCTAAGTATAGTAAAACATTAAATAATTATTATACAGTTTATAGGAGTGATAGTTTATATTTTTTTTATGTGGAGAACTATTTAGTTGATGATTTTGATAAAGATGGTAAAATTAATATTATTACTTCAGATTTTGATGGTTGGATCTATGATCATGAAATGACAGACAATTTTAATTTTAAATTTTCAAAATTTAAAATAAACGATATCAATCTTTTTGATAAATGTATAACAAAAGATTTGGATAATAATGGTTTTGATGAAATCTGGATAGCTTCTTCTTCTTATTTCATATATCCTTTTAGAACGAGATTATATCAATTTGAAGCAAATGGTAATGATAGTTATGTACTTAAATATATAATTCAAATAAATGGAGATTATAAACTTTTTTCTCGTTCAATGATGGCTTATGATATTGATAAGGATGGTAAAGAAGAGATATTGTTTATAACAGACCATATATTTTACATTTTTAAGTATTTAGAGAATGGTAATTTCGATTTATATTATTTTAAAATAATAGATGAATGGCGTCAAAATTTTGTATTTATAGAATTTTTCCTTGGGGATTTAGAAAATGATGGTATCCCAGAAATCTTTTTTGAAACCCAATACTCATATTTTATTACATATAAAAATGATTTTTTAATAAGAAATGGAGAAGAAATAAATTATAGTCCCGATACTGATGCAATAACCCAGATTTATAAGATTAATTTTTTATCTACTGATGTATTATTAGAACCGGTTAAAGAATTTACAATTTATCAAAATTATCCTAATCCATTTAATTCAAATACATTCATTTCATTTGAGCTACCGGAAGAGATATATCTTGAAGTAAAAGTTTATAATTTGATAGGGGAAGAAGTCAGGACTTTAGTTTCATCAATATATAAAGCTGGGCAATATAAAATACAATGGGATGGGAAAGATAACCAGAAGAGGGATTTACCTTCGGGAATTTATCTTATAAAATTCAATTCAAATAAATTCAGTAAAACAATTAAATCAGTTTTATTAAGGTAA
- a CDS encoding T9SS type A sorting domain-containing protein: protein MDNEPGRFPSIARSTNRLHILYFASTNAIGDVKVRDFDLNANSFYPPTQVPRINSIINPPVWGGRHYITTNNNRVHIVYTSYVSTWSNVYEYVGHFSRGVNDTIWTEHYFNCESKKELPSLLTSTNDNTIHLIYYDKTNGYLHKKFNGQSWFTVGYVYYSANATLRPNSNDLYLLSVSQNTIGNPDPYSVYLRQYDAAPLAPTNLSVSANSGIPKLRWTLNNEPDVRVNNNAYSIERRLDLMGNGQWNNWQLIGTVNGKNNEFIDTSINSAGSGPSYAQYRVRAQDIGGNYSGYSSPVTINYGNGLEKRVIKNSNFQLIGNYPNPFNPETKIVFTTPEPGSVELILYNFIGEMVYKTSNLSLDAGEHYYTINADELGLKSGIYFYNVKFKGSSKSGKMILIK, encoded by the coding sequence TTGGATAATGAACCTGGACGATTTCCTTCAATAGCGAGGTCAACTAATAGACTTCATATTTTATATTTTGCTTCAACCAATGCAATCGGTGATGTAAAAGTGCGAGACTTTGATCTTAATGCAAATAGTTTTTATCCTCCCACTCAAGTGCCTAGAATTAATTCAATAATTAATCCACCGGTATGGGGTGGCAGACATTATATAACTACTAACAATAATAGGGTACATATAGTTTATACCTCGTATGTTTCAACCTGGAGTAATGTTTACGAATATGTAGGTCATTTTTCAAGAGGAGTAAATGATACTATCTGGACAGAACATTATTTTAATTGTGAATCTAAAAAAGAGTTGCCTTCTTTATTAACTTCTACTAATGATAACACGATACATTTGATATATTACGACAAGACAAATGGATACTTGCATAAAAAATTTAACGGACAGAGTTGGTTCACAGTAGGTTATGTTTATTATAGTGCCAATGCTACTTTACGTCCAAATTCAAATGATTTGTATTTGCTTTCAGTAAGTCAGAACACAATTGGAAATCCAGATCCATATAGTGTTTATTTAAGGCAATATGACGCAGCGCCACTTGCACCAACAAATTTAAGCGTAAGTGCAAATAGTGGTATACCAAAACTAAGATGGACATTGAATAATGAACCAGATGTAAGAGTAAATAACAATGCTTATAGCATTGAGCGAAGATTGGATTTAATGGGTAATGGTCAATGGAATAATTGGCAATTAATTGGTACTGTGAATGGGAAGAATAATGAATTTATAGATACTTCAATTAACAGCGCAGGTTCTGGTCCAAGCTATGCACAATACAGGGTTAGAGCTCAAGATATTGGAGGAAATTACTCAGGTTATTCATCACCAGTTACCATTAATTATGGTAATGGATTGGAGAAGAGAGTTATAAAAAATTCTAATTTTCAATTAATTGGTAATTATCCGAATCCTTTTAATCCTGAAACAAAAATTGTATTTACAACACCTGAACCTGGCAGTGTTGAGTTAATATTGTATAATTTTATTGGAGAAATGGTTTATAAAACTTCGAATCTCAGTTTGGATGCAGGTGAACATTATTATACCATAAATGCGGATGAATTAGGATTAAAATCAGGAATTTATTTTTATAATGTAAAATTTAAAGGTTCTTCTAAATCTGGTAAAATGATTTTAATTAAATGA